One Rosa chinensis cultivar Old Blush chromosome 3, RchiOBHm-V2, whole genome shotgun sequence DNA window includes the following coding sequences:
- the LOC112194548 gene encoding uncharacterized protein LOC112194548 → MPGDAPENAPKMIITDQDPAMTKAISEALPQTFHRYCSWHILNKFSEKLDAIKYRDSYQDFHSYIWNSCSREEFDSRWIEIIEKSGLSDNKWLESIYETRSSWIPAYVNHFKRELIHQCHSELEEDHINIDEKAKTVMSLDIEDHMAKYILKRWTKAARQRVVIDSDGMEIKDNKALLARRTKLFQHAKYAIDKVMVSDEVTQLFMEALDAFLENIKPLISNESGQSAVGSKVTKTDTIQHVFNKPDQVRAKGCGRRLKEGKKKKKVKVKDSQGRQCHGCGLFGRSHDKRNCPTLHGRPAIDKDGDSSSTSMDEDSCSSSHFA, encoded by the exons ATGCCAGGAGATGCACCAGAAAATGCCCCCAAGATGATCATTACCGACCAAGATCCTGCTATGACTAAAGCCATTTCAGAAGCACTCCCACAAACATTTCATAGATATTGCAGTTGGCACATTCTTAATAAATTTTCTGAGAAGCTAGATGCGATTAAATATCGGGATTCCTACCAAGACTTTCATAGCTACATATGGAATTCATGTAGTagagaggagtttgactcaaGATGGATTGAAATTATTGAGAAGAGTGGGTTGAGTGATAACAAGTGGCTGGAGTCGATATACGAAACTCGTTCATCATGGATACCAGCATATGTCAATCAT TTTAAGAGGGAACTTATTCACCAATGCCATTCTGAGTTAGAGGAGGATCATATTAATATTGATGAGAAGGCAAAAACAGTCATGTCCCTTGACATAGAAGATCATATGGCCAAG TACATCTTGAAGAGATGGACTAAAGCTGCAAGACAGAGAGTTGTGATAGATTCTGATGGAATGGAGATAAAAGATAACAAAGCTTTACTTGCAAGAAGGACTAAACTATTCCAGCATGCTAAATATGCAATTGATAAGGTTATGGTGAGTGATGAGGTTACACAGCTCTTTATGGAAGCATTGGATGCTTTTTTGGAGAATATTAAACCATTAATTAGTAATGAAAGTGGACAAAGTGCAGTAGGTTCCAAAGTGACCAAGACTGATACTATTCAGCATGTTTTTAATAAACCAGATCAAGTGAGAGCAAAAGGGTGTGGGAGAAGGTTgaaggaaggaaaaaagaagaagaaagttaagGTAAAGGACAGTCAAGGTAGGCAATGCCATGGATGTGGACTATTTGGTCGATCACATGACAAAAGAAATTGTCCAACACTTCATGGAAG ACCTGCTATTGATAAAGATGGGGATTCAAGTTCCACTAGTATGGATGAGGATAGTTGTTCATCATCTCATTTCGCATAA
- the LOC112193148 gene encoding aspartic proteinase PCS1, producing the protein MALFFFFFFCSLFPLSLSSTTAANLSISFPLFTPHSRPSTTNPLHDSLISSKSVVQPKGTPSYNYKLPFKYSMAPIVSLPIGTPPQTQQMVLDTGSQLSWIQCHKKVLRKAPPPASIFDPSLSSTFSVLPCNHPICKPRVPDFTLPTTCDQNRLCHYSYFYADGTLAEGNLVREKFTFSRATSTPPLTLGCAQDTSDTKGILGMNLGRLSFPSQAKITKFSYCIPTRPAQTGSPSPTGTFYLGNNPNSATFRYVDLLTFGQSQRMPNLDPLAYTVVMLGVRIGGNKLSILPSVFRPDASGAGQTMIDSGCELTYFVDEAYNKVKEEIVKLVGPKLKKGYVYANVADMCFDSNIGPLIGDMVLEFDKGVEIVIAKEHILHNVEGKVWCVAIGRSDMIGAASNIIGNVHQQNQWVEFDLANRRVGFGKADCSIPV; encoded by the coding sequence AtggctctcttcttcttcttcttcttctgctctctctttcctctctccctctcctccaccaccgccgccaatctctctatctctttcccTCTGTTCACTCCACACTCTCGCCCAAGCACTACTAACCCTCTCCATGACTCTCTCATTTCCAGTAAATCAGTGGTACAACCCAAAGGCACCCCTTCCTACAACTACAAGCTTCCTTTCAAATATTCCATGGCTCCCATCGTCTCCCTCCCCATAGGCACACCTCCCCAGACGCAGCAGATGGTTCTCGACACCGGAAGCCAGCTGTCCTGGATTCAGTGCCACAAGAAGGTCCTGCGCAAGGCCCCGCCTCCGGCCTCCATATTCGACCCTTCCCTCTCCTCCACCTTCTCCGTCCTCCCTTGCAACCACCCTATCTGCAAACCGCGAGTTCCCGACTTTACCCTCCCCACCACCTGCGACCAGAACCGCCTCTGCCACTACTCGTACTTCTACGCCGACGGCACGCTCGCCGAGGGAAATCTCGTCAGAGAAAAGTTCACCTTCTCCAGGGCCACCAGCACCCCTCCCCTGACTCTGGGTTGCGCCCAGGACACCAGTGACACCAAGGGCATTTTGGGCATGAATCTCGGACGCTTGTCGTTTCCTTCCCAAGCCAAAATCACAAAGTTCTCCTACTGCATACCCACCCGCCCGGCTCAAACCGGGTCCCCTTCGCCGACCGGGACTTTTTACCTCGGTAATAATCCCAACTCGGCAACTTTTCGGTATGTTGACCTTTTGACTTTCGGTCAAAGTCAACGCATGCCTAATTTGGACCCCCTGGCCTACACGGTCGTGATGCTTGGGGTGAGGATAGGCGGCAACAAGTTGAGCATTTTACCTTCGGTGTTCCGGCCCGACGCGAGCGGGGCGGGTCAGACCATGATCGACTCCGGATGTGAGTTGACTTATTTCGTGGATGAGGCCTACAACAAAGTGAAGGAAGAGATCGTTAAATTGGTGGGGCCAAAATTAAAGAAGGGGTACGTGTATGCGAACGTCGCCGACATGTGTTTTGACAGTAATATCGGACCGTTGATAGGGGACATGGTGTTGGAGTTTGATAAAGGGGTGGAGATTGTGATAGCTAAAGAGCACATTTTACACAATGTGGAGGGCAAAGTGTGGTGTGTGGCGATCGGCCGGTCCGACATGATCGGCGCGGCCAGTAACATAATCGGCAACGTTCATCAGCAGAATCAGTGGGTGGAGTTTGATCTGGCAAATCGAAGAGTAGGGTTTGGTAAGGCGGATTGTAGCATACCGGTGTGA